The following coding sequences lie in one Myxococcales bacterium genomic window:
- a CDS encoding alpha/beta hydrolase, translated as MPQVQRGASRAAALLLSFASLACGQSDPAVASGGAGGAGGAGGFGGGGFGGASGSGGGSCSTAPAVVSFITDDGVKLEADDYPTAESGGPSVVLLHMIPPSNDRSNYPKAFIDALLAKKIRVLNVDRRGAGASEGVATEAYQGDKGKLDAKAAMQHLLGGVCPVDPFRIGLVGASNGTTTVLDYTLFAGAGIEPFPSALVFLTGGTYTENQASISAQHELLDPLPIDFVFSTTESAWSLGYKTGAPSAWRFSEWDPGDHGTLMFEARPESIDAVVGFLNEVL; from the coding sequence ATGCCCCAGGTTCAACGAGGCGCGTCACGCGCCGCAGCTCTCCTCCTGTCGTTTGCCTCGCTCGCCTGCGGGCAGAGTGATCCGGCGGTTGCGAGCGGTGGCGCGGGTGGTGCGGGGGGCGCCGGTGGTTTCGGGGGTGGCGGTTTCGGCGGCGCTTCCGGCAGCGGTGGCGGGAGCTGCTCGACCGCTCCCGCCGTCGTCAGCTTCATCACCGACGACGGCGTGAAGCTCGAGGCGGACGACTACCCCACGGCCGAGTCCGGTGGCCCGAGCGTGGTGCTCCTGCACATGATCCCGCCCTCCAACGACCGGTCGAACTACCCCAAGGCCTTCATCGACGCGCTGCTCGCGAAAAAGATTCGCGTGCTCAACGTGGACCGTCGGGGTGCCGGCGCCTCCGAGGGAGTCGCCACCGAGGCGTACCAGGGCGACAAGGGCAAACTCGACGCGAAGGCCGCCATGCAACACTTGCTCGGAGGGGTGTGTCCCGTCGATCCGTTTCGCATCGGCTTGGTCGGGGCATCAAACGGCACGACGACAGTGCTCGACTACACGCTGTTCGCAGGAGCGGGCATCGAACCCTTCCCGAGCGCACTCGTGTTCTTGACCGGCGGAACGTACACGGAGAACCAGGCATCCATCAGCGCTCAACACGAGTTGCTCGATCCGCTGCCCATCGATTTCGTGTTCTCCACGACCGAGAGTGCCTGGAGCCTGGGTTACAAAACAGGGGCTCCGAGCGCGTGGCGCTTCTCGGAGTGGGACCCCGGCGATCACGGCACCCTGATGTTCGAGGCACGCCCCGAGAGCATCGATGCCGTGGTCGGCTTCCTGAACGAGGTGTTGTGA
- a CDS encoding PD40 domain-containing protein: protein MSKATALTWLWPALALSATACGSPSARERFDHDVAPILEKTCLGSVCHGVTHDAEARGEVIDWSFFHVRLTERGTIADPSQAYEAAKRRINTREVAELSTLLRNPVAVAAGGVPHLGGVQFASRRHADYRTMLEWIREESDGGEGAEADELSDEERLFGDTVLPSLESRQCMNEGCHGVVAPFTNFEPPVVLSNGPVFSAAAVRKNHHAARMHLFLGGDPLLSRLVRKVVPIEKGGISHRGGNDIFFGDGADDPAVKAITAWADAERSRTLGPELPQVQGVVFVRGPVAPDKPFAFTSQVLGSDLWVLEPPSPGGKLRNLTASAHAAPADVRDPSVRHDGKRVVFAMRRQSSEALNIWEIELDGQNARQLTHDAAALPGGGTAANAQPTYGPDGRIYFASTRAGQQADGQDQLDTDIWSVDPETGELRQITHDPFPESTPSFFGVGKSYGTLAFSMRRTLSGRFEAPVLRMPLDHNRAYHGDPEIHIHHGITRSPLVTYAARALPDGRFSSVLTGKDNVWRAGQLVVFDRQFGPDMPEAVADQASIGGFRHAFSQLSANDVSASGSSKGGAYRHAVPLPDGRLLVSRVKAAIELEDANTTPDFGLALVTLGESRELGGPTIASEGVLIDETGVAEYDAEPIVVRPLEDDPSHKPGWDTSGATTTGTVAFRYVQTLEAIMSNIAQRGDKPLRDDLVALRLIESVPVTPLEQLKSPTGAGVHGRARIWGEVPLEGGSVYLSVPADRPFRVQFLNADHMAVGAQHNRFNHVAPGEKFPGGVSPLLYPALCSGCHGSLTGKPEDAGGPAPDIVTAASVTLATHETGDPRRPKPPVPVGVETVSIDFSKDIAPLLVRSCLKCHGEATPKAGLDLTVAPAPPFDTAYLALLSVGPGSASGYAYVDAKTPSAHQSYLIERLFGRELGAPRSLDGQACPGEPPLDDAERLSFVRWVDLGAPYRGAAP, encoded by the coding sequence ATGTCCAAGGCAACCGCGCTCACCTGGCTCTGGCCCGCCCTGGCGCTGTCCGCGACGGCGTGTGGGTCCCCGTCCGCCCGCGAGCGGTTCGACCACGACGTCGCGCCGATCTTGGAGAAGACCTGCCTCGGCTCGGTCTGTCACGGCGTCACCCACGACGCCGAGGCCCGAGGCGAGGTCATCGATTGGTCGTTCTTCCACGTGAGGCTGACCGAGCGCGGCACCATCGCCGATCCTTCACAGGCCTACGAGGCAGCCAAGCGGCGCATCAACACGCGTGAGGTCGCAGAGCTCTCGACGTTGTTGCGCAACCCCGTCGCGGTTGCCGCAGGCGGAGTGCCACACCTCGGTGGAGTTCAGTTCGCGAGCCGACGTCACGCGGACTACCGCACGATGCTCGAGTGGATCCGCGAGGAGTCCGACGGTGGCGAGGGTGCGGAGGCCGACGAGCTGAGCGACGAGGAACGCCTCTTCGGTGACACCGTGCTGCCGAGCCTGGAGAGCCGTCAGTGCATGAACGAGGGCTGCCACGGCGTCGTGGCACCCTTCACCAACTTCGAGCCGCCGGTGGTGCTCAGCAACGGCCCCGTGTTCAGCGCGGCCGCGGTGCGGAAGAACCATCACGCCGCTCGCATGCACCTGTTCCTGGGCGGCGATCCGCTGCTGTCGCGCCTGGTGAGAAAGGTCGTGCCCATCGAGAAGGGCGGCATCAGCCATCGTGGCGGGAACGACATCTTCTTTGGCGACGGCGCAGACGATCCGGCAGTGAAGGCCATCACGGCGTGGGCCGATGCGGAGCGGAGTCGGACGCTCGGCCCAGAGCTGCCGCAGGTTCAGGGCGTCGTCTTCGTGCGCGGGCCCGTGGCGCCGGACAAACCGTTCGCGTTCACGAGCCAGGTCCTGGGCTCCGATCTCTGGGTGCTCGAACCGCCGAGCCCGGGCGGAAAGCTGAGAAACCTGACCGCGAGCGCACACGCAGCGCCGGCCGACGTGCGCGATCCGAGCGTGCGGCACGACGGAAAACGTGTGGTGTTTGCCATGCGCCGGCAGTCGTCGGAGGCGCTCAACATCTGGGAGATCGAGCTCGACGGTCAGAACGCGAGACAGCTGACGCACGACGCGGCAGCGTTACCTGGCGGGGGAACTGCCGCCAACGCACAGCCGACCTACGGCCCCGACGGCCGCATCTATTTTGCGTCGACCCGCGCGGGGCAGCAGGCGGACGGGCAAGATCAGCTCGACACCGACATCTGGTCCGTCGATCCGGAGACCGGCGAGCTCCGTCAGATCACCCACGATCCGTTCCCCGAGTCGACCCCCAGCTTTTTCGGCGTCGGCAAGTCGTATGGAACCTTGGCCTTCAGCATGCGGCGCACCCTCTCCGGGCGCTTCGAGGCGCCCGTCTTGCGCATGCCGCTCGATCACAACCGCGCGTACCACGGTGATCCCGAGATCCACATCCATCACGGCATCACCCGGAGCCCGCTCGTCACGTATGCAGCGCGTGCGCTGCCTGATGGGCGCTTCTCGAGTGTGCTCACGGGAAAGGACAACGTCTGGCGCGCGGGTCAGCTGGTGGTGTTCGATCGGCAGTTTGGCCCGGACATGCCCGAAGCCGTGGCTGACCAGGCGTCCATCGGCGGATTCCGCCACGCCTTCAGCCAGCTCTCCGCCAACGACGTGAGTGCGAGCGGAAGCTCGAAGGGTGGTGCATACCGGCATGCAGTGCCCCTGCCGGACGGCAGGTTGCTCGTGTCCCGGGTGAAGGCGGCCATCGAGCTCGAGGATGCGAACACGACGCCCGACTTTGGCCTGGCGCTGGTGACGCTCGGCGAGAGCCGAGAGCTTGGGGGACCGACGATTGCGAGCGAGGGTGTGCTCATCGACGAGACTGGGGTGGCGGAATACGACGCCGAGCCGATCGTGGTGCGCCCGCTCGAGGACGACCCGAGCCACAAACCTGGCTGGGACACCTCCGGTGCAACGACCACCGGCACGGTCGCTTTCCGCTACGTGCAGACGCTGGAGGCGATCATGTCGAACATCGCGCAGCGCGGAGACAAGCCGCTGCGTGATGACCTGGTTGCGCTGCGTTTGATCGAGAGTGTGCCGGTCACTCCGCTGGAACAGCTGAAGTCGCCGACCGGAGCAGGTGTCCACGGGCGCGCTCGCATCTGGGGCGAGGTGCCCCTCGAGGGCGGCTCGGTGTACCTGTCGGTGCCCGCGGATCGCCCCTTCCGAGTTCAGTTCTTGAACGCCGACCACATGGCAGTCGGGGCACAGCACAACCGCTTCAACCACGTCGCACCCGGAGAGAAGTTTCCGGGAGGTGTGTCGCCGCTGCTCTACCCCGCCCTGTGCTCGGGCTGTCATGGCTCTCTCACGGGTAAGCCCGAGGACGCGGGAGGACCGGCACCAGACATCGTCACGGCGGCGTCGGTCACGCTCGCGACCCACGAGACCGGCGATCCTCGGCGCCCGAAGCCGCCCGTACCCGTCGGCGTCGAAACCGTCAGCATCGACTTCAGCAAGGACATTGCGCCGCTGCTCGTGCGCTCGTGTTTGAAGTGTCACGGCGAGGCAACACCAAAGGCTGGGCTCGATCTCACGGTCGCACCCGCGCCGCCGTTCGACACCGCGTACCTGGCGCTGCTCAGCGTCGGCCCCGGCTCGGCCAGTGGATACGCTTACGTCGATGCCAAGACTCCGAGCGCCCACCAGAGTTACCTGATCGAGCGCCTCTTCGGGCGTGAGCTGGGTGCTCCACGTTCCCTCGACGGGCAAGCGTGTCCGGGAGAACCACCCCTCGACGACGCGGAGCGCCTCAGCTTCGTGCGTTGGGTGGACCTCGGCGCCCCGTACCGAGGAGCTGCTCCATGA